The Pseudanabaena yagii GIHE-NHR1 genomic interval TTTTGGGTTGATCTTTCAGCGTGGAGTGATGGAATTGGGCGCGTAAGAGTGGAATGGTCAGTAGTTTTGAAACGACGTGGTCAAGACTGGGTTCCTGTACCTGATTTACTCTATGTTTCCTACGATCGCCTTGCCTCAGATTGGCGTGAGGATGCGCCATGTCCAGTCTTGCCTGAGTTGGTGATCGAGATTGTCTCGCCTGATCAGACATTTAATCAATTAGCACAGAAAGCAACCGATTATTTAAGTGCAGGTGTGGATCGGGTGTGGGTAGTTTACCCACCCATGCGAAGTATCACCGTGTTTTTTGGCGATCGCCCACCTGAGACTTATCGAGGCGATCGCCTATTAACGGATGAGTTGTTTCCTAATTTAGCAGTCACATCGGAGCAGTTCTTTGTCAAAGCAGGTATTTAGCGGACGATACTGGAATTACGATTAAGTCGAAATACTAGAAATTGAGTGAATTGGTGATCGCTAAAATTATCATCACTTACCAGAATAAGACTTTGTGAACCATCGGCTAAACGGGGACCGATCGCCATTCCTTCTAAATTGTCTAATTTAATGCCAAGGGTTGCCAAATCTAGAACTAGACTTTTACGAATCGATCGCACGTTGGGACTAGAGCGAAAGCTTTTAATTGATGAGGTGTCATCAGCACTGCCCGTAGCAATTTGCCAGATTTTCGCACTCAGTCCTGCTGTGCCATTAGAGCGCTCAAGGGTGAGGAAATGTCCACCGCGATCGAGTGCGACCAGATCATTTACGCCGATTTGGGTAACAGGTGGAGTCATCGCTTCGACAGGATAACGATGCTCGGCAACAATTAGCGGTGCAATATTGCCAACTAGATAATGCAAAAATCGACTTTCCGATGGTTGGCTTGCATCGGATTGAGTATCCTGAGCTAGAGCATTTTCGGTAATTGTAAAAACGCGATAGGGATCGCCGATTGAGTCGCGAATTACTGTGAGGGATTCAAAGCCAAGATTATCTCTTACTCCCTGTGGCTCCGATTTAGAAATCTGATTTTGGTTGGAATTTGATTCCTTTTTTGGCTCGAACAAATAGCGCTGCGGAATTGGTAAACTGCGTAGCCATTTCCCTGTCAAGAGATCGAACTCATCAATAAATGGCGGAATGCCTTTGCTAGTTACACCTTCACTGGAAATTAACACCGTGCGATCGCCTGTTAAGGCAATTCCTTCAGGATCAACTTCGCCCTTGGGATAGGTATTGCCTGTTTTATCTTTGAGCAAGTCCACACCGATTACTTCCACATTTTCCAGATTAGGATGCTCTGGTTCAGAACTGAATTTCAACTTGAGAGCATAAAATCTTGCGGGAGCAAATTCACTGCGATCGTCAGAAATAGCGTAGAAAGTATTTTCAAAGCGATCATAAGTGAGTCCTGATAGCCCACCGACGGGAGTATTCTCAAACTTTTGTTTTGGTAATTTATACTCATTAATGAAGTCTAGCGATACATTCAGAAAGGTGCGATCGCTTGCTGCTATAGCTGGTAAATGAGCAATGCTAAAGACTGTCAAAAATATGAGGCAGCAGCCAATTAATAACTTCCAAAACTTTTTCAATGAGAACATATACTTATTCACAGGATTCACAACTAGGACGCGCTACTAGATTTTCGTATGGTTCGATCGCAAAGGGAAGTTCAGGATTTGTCAATAAATGGCGATCGCACAAATCAAAAAGCTCTTGCTTTGACTGCACTAAGCGCATTCCTGCTAAGAATTTGCCTTCGGGATCGATACCAGTACCAATAAAGTTCAAGAACTTCTTCAAACTATTTACAT includes:
- a CDS encoding esterase-like activity of phytase family protein, with the protein product MTVFSIAHLPAIAASDRTFLNVSLDFINEYKLPKQKFENTPVGGLSGLTYDRFENTFYAISDDRSEFAPARFYALKLKFSSEPEHPNLENVEVIGVDLLKDKTGNTYPKGEVDPEGIALTGDRTVLISSEGVTSKGIPPFIDEFDLLTGKWLRSLPIPQRYLFEPKKESNSNQNQISKSEPQGVRDNLGFESLTVIRDSIGDPYRVFTITENALAQDTQSDASQPSESRFLHYLVGNIAPLIVAEHRYPVEAMTPPVTQIGVNDLVALDRGGHFLTLERSNGTAGLSAKIWQIATGSADDTSSIKSFRSSPNVRSIRKSLVLDLATLGIKLDNLEGMAIGPRLADGSQSLILVSDDNFSDHQFTQFLVFRLNRNSSIVR
- a CDS encoding Uma2 family endonuclease; its protein translation is MTSVVIEKSQEQAIHGSEILQTLTLEQFLNLPETDESYELVDGEAIKKVSPKFFHSSLTTVFWVDLSAWSDGIGRVRVEWSVVLKRRGQDWVPVPDLLYVSYDRLASDWREDAPCPVLPELVIEIVSPDQTFNQLAQKATDYLSAGVDRVWVVYPPMRSITVFFGDRPPETYRGDRLLTDELFPNLAVTSEQFFVKAGI